The following coding sequences lie in one Alloacidobacterium dinghuense genomic window:
- a CDS encoding S9 family peptidase → MRIAKSLLSAVCILFFAANTPLQAQTKRSITETDLYQFHWIGDTQIAPDGSRVVFVRVDVTPDHKGYATSLWLLDLNNAVEAPRRLTAGTHDGHPRWSPDSKTIAFARATEKDGKTGKPQIYLLNLAGGEAESVSDLPEGASAPLWSPDGKHLLLTSGTTPEEWKKHESKPDAAKTKEETPESDVRVITRAVYRMNGEGYLDFDHPDHFWMIDIASDGKSGKPKEITHGRLGDSDPVWSPDGSRIYFFRETSDEPYYEPPKSAIYSVPASGGDASLVAAIPFGAQDMVISPDGTEVAFRGATTVPVRSYSEPHLWTIALKPGAEARNVAPDYDYDIGDSIGGDNRAPRAAGNAHPVWLDDHTLLDVATKEGRANLVKIDLTNGKVSDFTSGNQTIQLFSLSADHAKAVGLVSTPLMIGDLFSITADGKENQLTHINDELFAQLNLAPPEEITYKSFDGKRIQAWVQKPCDFDPHKKYPLILNIHGGPHTAYGYVFDHEFLYMAAKGYVVLYPNPRGSTSYGQEFGNIIQYHYPGDDYKDLMAGVDELIRRGYIDDKKLGVTGGSGGGLLTDWTVTQTTRFVAAVSQRDISDWTSWWYTADFTLFQPTWFKGPPFETPEDFRARSPITNAKKIQTPMMFILGEADYRTPPTSGGEQLFRMLKYRHVNTVMVRFPGESHELSRSGVPAHRIERLDHITGWFGKYLMDKSEPEYDVVTPKEHELDR, encoded by the coding sequence ATGCGTATCGCGAAATCGTTACTGAGTGCTGTCTGCATTTTGTTTTTTGCCGCTAACACACCACTTCAGGCGCAGACAAAACGAAGCATCACCGAAACAGATCTCTATCAGTTCCACTGGATCGGCGATACGCAGATTGCTCCCGATGGCTCACGCGTCGTCTTCGTCCGCGTGGACGTGACGCCCGACCACAAAGGTTACGCGACATCCTTATGGCTGCTTGACCTGAACAATGCAGTGGAAGCACCGCGAAGACTAACCGCCGGCACGCATGACGGCCACCCTCGCTGGTCTCCGGATAGCAAAACCATCGCATTTGCGCGCGCCACAGAAAAAGACGGCAAGACGGGCAAGCCGCAAATTTATCTGCTGAATCTCGCCGGCGGCGAAGCCGAAAGCGTCTCCGATCTCCCCGAGGGCGCTTCCGCCCCGCTCTGGTCTCCGGATGGAAAGCATCTTCTCCTCACAAGCGGCACAACGCCGGAAGAATGGAAGAAGCACGAGTCCAAACCCGACGCAGCAAAGACAAAAGAGGAGACGCCCGAGAGCGACGTGCGCGTCATTACGCGCGCCGTCTATCGCATGAATGGCGAAGGGTATCTCGACTTCGATCATCCGGATCATTTCTGGATGATCGATATCGCCTCTGACGGGAAATCTGGAAAACCAAAGGAGATCACTCACGGCAGGCTTGGCGACTCTGATCCAGTCTGGTCGCCGGATGGAAGCCGCATCTACTTCTTCCGCGAAACCTCCGACGAACCCTACTACGAGCCGCCAAAGAGTGCCATCTATTCCGTCCCTGCTTCCGGCGGAGACGCAAGCCTCGTTGCCGCAATACCCTTCGGCGCGCAAGACATGGTCATCAGTCCAGACGGCACCGAGGTCGCGTTTCGCGGAGCAACGACCGTGCCCGTGCGCTCTTACTCCGAGCCGCATCTCTGGACGATTGCCTTAAAGCCCGGCGCTGAAGCCAGAAACGTCGCACCCGACTACGACTACGACATCGGCGACTCAATCGGCGGAGACAATCGCGCGCCTCGCGCCGCAGGAAACGCGCATCCCGTTTGGCTCGATGATCACACTCTGCTCGACGTGGCCACAAAAGAAGGCCGCGCCAATCTCGTAAAGATTGACCTGACAAACGGCAAGGTTTCCGACTTCACTTCCGGCAATCAGACAATCCAGTTGTTTTCTCTTTCAGCCGATCACGCAAAAGCGGTCGGCCTCGTCTCAACGCCACTCATGATCGGCGATCTCTTCTCCATCACCGCCGATGGCAAAGAGAATCAGCTGACACATATCAACGACGAGCTATTCGCCCAGCTCAATCTCGCCCCGCCCGAGGAGATCACCTACAAGAGCTTCGACGGCAAGCGCATTCAAGCCTGGGTACAGAAGCCATGCGATTTCGACCCGCACAAAAAATATCCGCTCATCCTCAACATTCACGGAGGCCCGCACACCGCGTACGGCTACGTCTTCGATCACGAATTTCTCTACATGGCGGCCAAAGGATACGTCGTGCTCTATCCCAACCCGCGCGGCAGCACTTCCTACGGTCAGGAATTCGGCAACATCATTCAGTATCACTATCCCGGCGACGACTACAAAGACCTCATGGCCGGCGTCGATGAGCTGATCCGCCGCGGATACATCGACGACAAGAAACTCGGCGTCACCGGAGGCAGCGGCGGCGGCCTGCTCACCGACTGGACCGTAACGCAGACCACCCGCTTCGTCGCGGCCGTTTCGCAACGCGATATTTCCGACTGGACTTCATGGTGGTACACCGCCGATTTCACACTCTTCCAGCCAACCTGGTTCAAAGGCCCGCCATTTGAGACCCCCGAAGATTTTCGCGCCCGCTCGCCGATCACCAACGCCAAGAAAATCCAAACTCCGATGATGTTCATCCTTGGCGAAGCCGATTACCGAACCCCTCCCACCAGCGGCGGCGAACAGCTCTTTCGCATGCTGAAATATCGCCACGTCAATACCGTCATGGTCCGCTTCCCCGGCGAGTCGCATGAACTCTCACGCTCCGGAGTGCCCGCGCACCGCATCGAACGGCTCGATCACATCACCGGATGGTTCGGCAAATACCTGATGGACAAGAGCGAACCCGAATATGATGTCGTGACGCCAAAAGAGCACGAATTGGACCGCTAA